In Camelina sativa cultivar DH55 chromosome 17, Cs, whole genome shotgun sequence, the genomic stretch GGTTATTGTATCTGTTTATCGATTGTAACATATTACTTATTTCAGTTTTAAAACTTCCAAATCAGTTTCGtatatttgagttttttcttgttctataatttgtgttgtgttctattgtgttgtgttgtgttgtgttctattgtgttgtgttgtgttgtgttctaTTCGGTTGTGTTATTTTGTGTCCAAATGAGTTTCGTATATTTGAGTTTTGTCTTGTGTTATATAActattgtgttgtgttgtgttgtgttgtgttgtgttgtgttgtgttgtgttgtgttctattgtgttgtgttgtgttgtgttgtgttgtgttctaTTATGTTGTGCCAGCTTTTGTTCTATTCGGTTGTGTTCTGTTTGAGTTTTGTCTTGTGTTCTATAACTATTGTTCTATTCGGTTGTGTTCTGTTTGAGTTTTGTCTTGTGTTCTATAACTATTGTTCTATTCGGTTGTGTTCTGTTTGAGTTTTGTCTTGTGTTCTATAACTATTGTTCTATTCGGTTGTGTTCTGTTTGAGTTTTGTCTTGTGTTCTATAActattgtgttgtgttgtgttctgTTCAggtttttaaactttcaaataaGTCTGTATATGtgagttttgtcttttctttatGGTCCTTGTGTTCTATTGTGTTGTGTATGTATATCGGTTGCAACATATTAGGATTAGAGCTTGGTTCTAAACGCtgattgttatatatgtgtactTTTGTTAATctgaattttgtgtttttgttttgtagatgaaTGAAGAGTACAATGAGATGGAGCCGCCACTTCAACCTGAAAATACTGAAGAGGTTCTAACAGGGAACACTCGTAAACAACCTACTGCTGCTTCTGCTAAACCACCAAGACCACGAAAGAAGAAGTATGCTAAAAGAGCGCTGATATGGCAACATTTTCTGGAAAATGATGATGTTTCTGGTAAGAGCTTTTGTAAGTATTGCGCTGCAGAGATTGGTTGTGATTCAAAAACAGTTGGTACTAGTCCGATGATAGGCCACTTAGCTAGATGTAAGCAGTACAAGGATtttgatgagaaagaaaaacagaaggTGCTAAGTGGTGACAGTAATGGGAATCTGAAGGTTATCAAGTTTGATCCGTTGATGTTTAGGAGAGCAGTTAATGAAATGGTTATTGTCAATGAATTGCCATTTTCATTTGTCGAATCTGAGGGTTGGAAACGTTTCTGTTTCAACGTCTTACCTCTCTACAAGACAATCTCGAGAAGGACTTGTACAAGAGACATTGTTGCACTCTATCTGGAAGAGAAAGCAGCCTTGAAGAATCTGTTTACTGTTGCGAAACAAAGGGTTTCTCTGACTACAGACATATGGACTTCTCCTACAACCTCTTGCAACTATATGGTGATCACAGCACACTGGATTAATGCTCAATGGGAAATGTAGAAAAGAATCCTCAGTTTTAAGGTTGTGACGGATCATAAAGGAGATACCATTGCAGGACAGTTGATGGATTGCATTGAAGAATGGGGGATTGACAAGGTTTTTACAGTTACTGTTGATAACGCAAAGAACAATGACAAGGCGCTGGAAATTTTCACAGATACATTAAGGCTGAGAGGAGGAGAAGCTCTAGTAAGAGATGGTGAGTTTCTACACATGCGCTGTTGTGCACACATACTAAATCTGATCGTTGGGGATGGTTTGAAGAAGGCAAATTCTAGTATAGTTGCCATAAGGAATGCAGTCAAGTATGTTAGATCATCCTTCAGTAGGCTTAGATCTTTTGCAATGAGGTGTGAAACAGGAAAGATATGTAGAGGCAGCTTGCCATTAGATGTTGTCACACGCTGGAATTCAACTTATCTGATGCTAACTGCTGCTATCAAGCTGAGGGTAGCGTTTGAGAAAATGGCGAGTGAAGACAAGTTGTATTGTGACTACTTCGAGGAAGTAGAAGAGAAGTCGAAAGCAAAAAGGATTGGACCACCAACATCAGCTGATTGGGAGGAAGCTTCAAGATTGGTAAAATTTCTGAAAGTGTTCTACAAGGCTACTTTGACATTCTCAGCTTCAAAGACTGTAACTTCTACATTGTGTTACAGTGAAATTGTTGACATTGAGAGGAATCTAACCGCTAAGTCTTCTAGTCCTGATATGGAGATCCGAAAGCAAGGTTATGTAATGAGGCACAAGTTTGAGAAGTACTGGGACGGATTGCATAACATGAATCCTCTAGTGATTATAGCCAGTGCCTTTGATCCTCGCAACAAAATGGAGTTTGCTGGACTCTGCTTCAAACAGCTCTATGGCAAGGACACAGTAGAGAGTAAGCAACTTGAGTCTTCAGTTTCAAGTGCAATGAAGCAGTTGTATGAAGATTATAGTCTTAGGCTGAGTGAACCAGTAGTCGATGCAGATCCTCCAGATTTTGAGCCTACGGTCATGTGTGACATttcggatgatgatgattgtgagCTGATGGAGTCACTTTACAATCAGTTGGTTGGTTGTAAGAGAAGTGAACCCGGCTGCAATGAGTTAAAGGCCTATTTGACAGAAAAAACTGAGGTAAGAGTTGAAAACAGTTTGGGGTTACCTTTTGATGTTCTCAGTTGGTGGAGGTGCAATAGTTCTAAGTTCCCAATCTTGTCAGAACTTGCTAGAGATGTTCTAGCAATTCAAGTCTCATCAGTGGCTTCTGAGTCAGCTTTTAGTACAAGTGGCCGAGTGTTAGACTCTTATAGGAGTTCCTTAACTCCTTACATGGTTGAGGTTTTGATATGTGCACAGCAATGGCTAAAGTGTTCATATAAGTCAGAAGCACAAGTATCAAACTTGGTGCAAATGTTGGAAGAGGTTGAGTTTCTGGAATCTCTTGGTAAGTATCACTAAGTTTCTTTactatgttttcaatttttcaaatctcttttataatttctcttcttttcttgtgtaGATTCTCGGAATTCAGTGGCAGCTCCTCCATGATTCTACAAAGTATGGTACGTAGGTGTTTAGTTTAGTGTTTGCTTACTTGTGTCTTGCATTAAAGTCTATATTCTAGTTTCTAATTATGTATTTGATTTACATTGTTAagattatgtttgattttgtttctttattagaTTTGTTAAGTCTTTTGTTATGGTTTTCATGGTGCACAGGTAGTAGATAGAAAGCTGCTCTTTTGCCTACTTTTGGATGCGGATTGGCAGCCTTAACAAAGGACTGGATATAACTGATTTGGAAGCCGATTTTTTGAGTACTTTTTGATGCAGATTATCATGCTTCGTGTAACTTCTACAACTTTCTAATAGTTACTAACGTACATGATGTAATGCTAGCTTTAAACTTGATACAATGCTAGCTGAGCATGTTCTTTAATGGTTTGTAAAGCTTCCTAGATGAGAAGCAACCagatttttaaacttttgtacttgttttcctttgttttctctttcaacAGGTTTATTTCGGGTTAAATTAACCGAAATATGAACAATTTCTGCTAATCTCGGAAGGTAATATAAATCAGGTATCCGAACCGAACAAACCGAGTACCGACCGATCCGAAACCGAAATTAATTTCGGTTCAATTCGGTGACATTATTCATAATCCGAAATTTGCTTAAACCGAATAACCCGACCCGTTTAACCCGTTTAACCCGTTTGCCCAGCGctacttttttctctttcctctctatattattacttttttatttttttttttcacttgtccTCATTATTTTGCACAATATTTcataaaagagagaatgaaataTACCataattttatagataagttaaaattaatttaatattgtaGAAAGTTTCtcagagaaaaccaaaaacacggAGAAAAAAATGAACGCGGAAAAAGATGAATGAGAAGACAAAAAGATGTGCTTgagtttttttcccttttccctTCTCCTTCACGTGAAATAATTGTTTTCCcattgctttttatttttgggcGTGCAAGTGAAAACACATTTTGATGTAAAGctataaatgtgtttttaaatgaATGTTGTGGCACTCATGGAAAAATGGGTAATGTGgcagtttcttttaaaaaattactgtTCAtggtaattttattaaatagctctatatttattgttaaagaattaataagaaaatataaataaattgtcaCACCTTTTTGGCGAGAACTATGGATGAGGAGAGTGGAGGGGGAGAGAGGAGAGACTCTTCCTagataaagaatatatagaaTTCTAGTTAATTAATGTTTGTGAAAATATcagaaaatattttcaacaaagagGCAAGTGGGTGAAATCAAATTCATTGAGGTTCCATGTTGATGGAAGAGCCTATAGCTAACGTATTTACTGCTGACAAATGAGAGACAAAAATGTCACTGGTTGTtttaaaagaatcaaaagacTCCACAATAGAAGCGAAAGCTCCAAAGCTACAATAATTTTGTACTTTTTCTTTGGGACTTGTACATACatcttttatgtatattttggtttaaatagtGTTGATAAGCATTTACAAATTCTAGTGGAACCAGTTTTTGTTATCTTTCCATTTGTAGTGTAGTTAGGGTTCTCTATAATATAAAGTATGAAATTTTATGGTAACCAgttttttgtaaaaaagttaaataaaatgcCACATTATTAAATTCTATTAATAATGTCATAAGCTAGCTTTTGCAGCGAGAATGATTGACGAATTTGTATTTGGAGAAAATCTTGGATTTTTGCAGCTGAATGTACGAgcattatctctttctttctctttcctctctgtattattacttttttattttgttttcttcaattgtTCTCATTATTTTGCCacaatatttcataaaaaagagaatgaaataTACCAcaattttatagataagttaaaattaatttaatattatagaaAGTTTCTACTAGAAACACAATTTATGATagacaaattatttttaaattagaagaaagagaaggaaaaaggaACAATAGTTGAATAATAGTGAATTAAGTTAATTAGTGACCTAATATAATAGTGAAATACGTTTAACTTAATTTCATACATATGCTGCTATGcacataaatttatttatttttgcatataaattttgtaatatgcACATGTTATGCCTAAATTATGTATGCAAGAATCTATTGTTACAGTCTTCGCTTTGGTTTCACTTTGGATCTTCACGTCTATGCCAATGTGTTTTTGGACCATGAGCATTTTCTTGATGTCCCAACCGGATGTTTTCTTTGGGTCAAATACATGGCGTATTTTGCTCCAAGGATGACCGGAAAGAGCTTCAACAACAGAATAACAGACCAAAATAAGAGAGACTCCTTGATCCGTTCTTCGTAACTAGTTATGTGGAACCACGCTGAACAACACATGGCGATGATGGACTTTGTGACCACAAGGAGAAGATGATTAGAACCGGCGTGAGAAAATCAATCAACACGAGAAGCAGTAACTTTTTCTGCTTTGTCGCTTTCTTTGATATCAATgtgataacaaaaaatattgtcaTCCACAACCGTGCGGCGTCTTGAATACCATGAAGAACATACACTGTTTGCTACTTTGATCTGAGGATCCACCTTATGATGAATCTGAAGATCCTCACCATGATTAGGTGAGATGTTTAGCAGCTATGGTAACCCCCGATGTTAACGCCCACTTCCATATGGGGAAGCTCCACCAGTTTTTGTGCCGCAAGCTTGAGATGCTTGCGGCAAAAACCATCAGAAGGAAAGCATCAATTATGATCACTTTGGAAGTGATCATAATACACCTCCATGCTGATCTTGACTTTTGCATTTTGAGGAACACTTGTTGACATGGAGGAATGTTTTTAGAGGTGAGGAACGTTGTTGACTCCATCtccttcctttttcttctttcacttgTTTTTCGATAAATGATGAATGAAACAAAGTAATGATCATTggtttttataacaaaatgtGAGATTTCATCTTTTTGCTTAAGCAATGTACTAGTAGCTAGCTATTTTATTAAGCCAAGAGTGATATCGACAAAGATATCTATGTAAATGTAGTTGATTGTTAATTCTTCAACCGTAGGCCCTTAGAAATTATAAATCGATCCTATATAAGTGTTCTATTAAGtgttaagtatttttttttaatgttgaagTGTCAAGTATCTAATAAAGCAAATCCTTAACACATTATACATAAAGaaaatttcttgaaaataaataGTTCCTCTAAAAACGTAGCATATTATAAAAGTCTTGTGTTCACATTAGAACTTGTATGCACTTAACTACTCACTCAATACAACATGTTTTTGTGAATTTCTTTAAGATGatctataaatttaaaagacaataaaatcattttctagggtttaagaaaccatcaaaattatgatattaattcatttatttttttgcatgaAAATATCGTTGGGAtaagtttgaagaagaaaaagatagcTTAAGCAATAACTGATCCTAATCCTTTTAAGTAATGGTGTGACAAGATTGGACACTATGCATCCTAACTGTCTGGATCGTCTATTCAAACTAATCAAAGCACAAGAAActcttgagaaagaagaagataacactCATGAGGCTGCATCTCTTATGATGCACGAGGTGGTGTATCGTAATGAGAAGAATGTAAAGCCGAAATAGTATGAAGATTGCTCAGACAAAGTTTGGTACTTAGAAAATGGTGATAGTAACCATATGACAGGAAATCGTACTTGGTTTTGCAAAATCGATCATATGGTTACAAGAAAAGTCTGTTTTGGTGATGATTCACACATAGATATAAAAGGGAAGGGGTCGATTCTGTTTATTACCAAAGGAGGTGAACGAAAGGTGCTTGCAGATATCTACTATATACCGGATCTTAAGAGCAATATCATAAGCTTGGGACAAGCCACTGAATCCAGCTGTGATGTCAGGATGAAAGAAGACTATCTTACTTTGCATGATCGACATGGAAACCTACTAGTAAGGGCAAGTCGTTGAAGAAACAGGTTATACAAGGTGAAATTGGAGGTTGAAAATATGAGATGTCTGCAACTTATGGCTTCAAGTGATGCAGGTCTGTGGGATGCATGATTAGGAcatattattcttgaaactataAAAACAATGGTAACAAAATATCTAGTTATTGGAATATCAAGTGTACCAAAGGAGAAGGAAACATGTGCATCTTGTTtacttggaaaacaaaaaaggcaAGCATTCCCAAAAGCGACTACTTATCGAGCAACACAAGTACTGGACTCATTCATGGAGATCTCTATGGACAGACCTCGCCATCTACAGCTGCACACAAAAGgtatatttttgtgttaatCGATGACCACTCTCGTTACATTTGGTCCATTCttttgaaagagaagagtgaagctTTTGAGAAATTTAAAGGGTTTAAGGCGATAGTAGAACAAGAATCTAGAGCTATGATCAAAACATTCTGAACTGACAGAGGAGGATGTCTCAAgaatttcaaagtttttgtGAGAAAAAGGCATCAATAGGCACCTAACTGCACCTTACACACCACAACATAATggagtttttgagagagagaataggACTCTATTAGAGATGACTCGAAGCCTTTTGAAGCACATTAGCATGACTAATTATCTGTGGGGAGAGGCAGTAAGACATGCAACCTATATTATCAATAGAGTGAGAACAAGAAGTTTGACTAATCTAACACCGTATGAAGGTTTTAAGAACGAGAAATCGAATGTGGACCATCTACGGATGTTTTGATGTGTTCCCTATGCTAAAATTGAAACGCCACATCTGAAAAAGTTTGATGATAGGTTGAAGATTTTTCTGTATCTCGGAACAGAACCTGGTTTAAAGGCGTATCGACTTCTCGATCCAATTAACCGAAAAATCATAGTTAGCAGACATGTTGTGTTTGACGAATACAAGAGTTGGAAGTGGAACAACTCTAAAGATCATTCTACAGGATCAGGAACGATTACTCTTAGTTTTGGTGAGTTTGGTAACAATGGAGTTAGTAGAGATGAAGTTACtaatgaaacagaggaaaacagagAGACTAGTGAAGGTTGTGATGTTAATGGTGAGAAAGAGACTGGTAATTAATCAAAGACCGAAGAACAGGACAGTGTAGCAGAACAAGAACAGTTGCAGCCACCGGTTTTAAGACAATcaagaaaacatgttaaaagacctagctatttaaactacTATGTGTTGTTAGCAGATATAGAAGGAGAAAATCTTCTATTATCAGCTAATCAAGAACCATGGTGTTTTAAAGAAGCAAGCAAGTTGAAAGTTTGGAGAGATGCttgtgaagaagaaatcatGTCAATAACAAAGAACAAGACTTGGAGTTTGGTTGATCTACCTTTTGGGGtaaatttgattgatttaaaatGGGTGTTTAAACTGAAATGCAACTTGGATAATAgcataaaaaaatagaaagcatGACTTGTGGCAAAATGGTATGTACAAATACATGGAATAGTCTTTGATGAAGTCTTTGCTCTTGTATCTCGGATTGAAACAATTTGTTTCATCATTGCTTTGGCAGCTTCGAATGGATGGGAAGTACATCATATAGATGTGAAGACTGCATTTCTTCATGGAGATTTGAAAGAAGATGTTTATGTTACTCAGTCGGAGGGATTTGTGGTCAAAGATAGTGAAGAGGAGGTTTACAAGTTGCATAAGGCGCTCTATGGACTTAATTAAGCACCTCGCACTTGGAACACTAAGTTGAACAACATTCTTGGAGAGCTAAACTTTGAAAAATGCATTAAAGAGCCATCTTTGTATAAGAAACGAGACAAGGAGCATCTTCTCATTGTGGCAGTTTATGTAGACGATTTACTTGTTACAGGTTCTAGCCTGGATTTGATACTTGACTTTAAGAGaggaatgaaaagaaaattcgAGATGAGTGATCTGGGAAAACTCACCTACTACCTCGGGATTGAAGTGTGTCAAGGTGAAGATGGGATTGTGCTAAGATAAGAAAGGTATACAAAGAAGATTTTAGAAGAAACTGGTATGAGTGAGTGTAACTCTGTTCTCATACCGATGGAACCCGGTCTAGAGCTTTCTAAGACATAAGATCTGAAGCGTATTGATGAACATCTTTATAGAAGAAAGATTGGCTGTCTCAGATACTTGCTCCATACTCGGCCAGACCTCTCATACTTTGTAGGGATTCTGAGTCAATATTTTCAGGAGCCTAGGGAATCGCATTGAGCTGCGCTAAAACAGATTCTACGGTATCTTCAAGGAACATCTGTTTATGGACTTCATTTCAAGCAAGGAGTTCAAACATGTTTAATAGGATACAGTGATAGCATTCATAGTGTGAATGTGGATGATGGTAGGAGCACATCTGgtcatattttcttcttcaatgaGTGTCCGATCACATGGTGTTCCCAAAAACAACAGGTGGTGGCTTTGTCTTCTTGTGAAGCAGAATTTATGGCTGCAGCTGAGGCAGCTAAGCAAGCTATTTGGCTCCAAAATTGTTTTGCTGAACTAGTTGAAAGGACTTGTGAAAAGTGGCAATAAGAGTTGACATAAATCCGCAATTGCACTCACTAAAAATCATGTCTTCCATGGCCATAGTAAACATATTCACCGGAGATACCACTTCATAAGAGTGTGTTGAGAGTGGTCAAGTTGAAGTGATACATGTTCCCGGGATTGAACAAAAGGCTGACATTTTAACTAAAGCACTCGACAAGAACAAGTTCAAGGATATGAAGAACCACATTGGAGTTCATACAATGAAGGATTTCAAGCTTAAAAGAGAGATTGTTGggttaagcttgaagaagaagaagatagcttAAACAATAAATTATCATAATCCTTTTAAgtaatggtttttaaaaggattaggattagcatgtgttttaggagttatctaaacagATATTCCTATTAGTATTAGGACTAGTCTCTTTATATAGAGATGCCAAGGTGTGGTATACCTATGAGTTTGAGAGATTGAGATAGAGAGATTGTGAGAAGCTTaaggttttgagttattttccttttgctaataagagagttattcttaaaataatcttgtgttcttaattt encodes the following:
- the LOC104759860 gene encoding LOW QUALITY PROTEIN: mechanosensitive ion channel protein 10 (The sequence of the model RefSeq protein was modified relative to this genomic sequence to represent the inferred CDS: inserted 1 base in 1 codon; deleted 2 bases in 1 codon) — encoded protein: MESTTFLTSKNIPPCQQVFLKMQKSRSAWRCIMITSKVIIIDAFLLMVFAASISSLRHKNWWSFPIWKWALTSGQTVYVLHGIQDAARLWMTIFFVITLISKKATKQKKLLLLVLIDFLTPVLIIFSLWXTKSIIAMCCSAWFHITSYEERIKESLLFWSVILLEALSGHPWSKIRHVFDPKKTSGWDIKKMLMVQKHIGIDVKIQSETKAKTVTN